A genomic segment from Gadus morhua chromosome 4, gadMor3.0, whole genome shotgun sequence encodes:
- the LOC115541481 gene encoding diphosphoinositol polyphosphate phosphohydrolase 3-beta encodes MMKFKPNQTRTYDGEGFKKRAACLCFKNEREEEVLLVSSSRHPDQWIVPGGGMEPEEEPCGAAVREVFEEAGVRGQLGRLLGVFEQNQDRKHRTYVYVLTVTETLEAWEDSVNIGRKREWFTVDEAIKVLQSHKPVHAEYLRRLQLSCSPTNGNSLPPGPPPNDNYPHYSAPAPPTPTVLGSSCR; translated from the exons ATGATGAAGTTCAAGCCGAACCAGACCAGGACCTACGATGGAGAGGGCTTCAAGAAGCGGGcagcgtgtctgtgtttcaagaacgagcgtgaggaggag gtgctgCTGGTCAGCAGCAGCCGCCACCCCGACCAGTGGATCGTCCCCGGGGGGGGCATGGAGCCCGAGGAGGAGCCCTGTGGCGCGGCCGTACGGGAGGTGTTCGAGGAG GCCGGGGTCAGGGGCCAGCTGGGTCGTCTGCTGGGCGTATTCGAG CAAAACCAGGACCGGAAGCACCGGACGTACGTCTACGTGCTGACGGTGACGGAGACGCTGGAGGCCTGGGAGGACTCCGTCAACATCG gccgtaAGCGGGAGTGGTTCACGGTGGACGAGGCCATCAAGGTGTTGCAGAGCCACAAGCCCGTCCACGCCGAGTACCTGCGGCGGCTACAGCTGAGCTGCTCGCCCACCAACGGCAACTCCTTACCGCCCGGACCCCCGCCCAACGACAACTACCCCCACTAcagcgcccccgccccccccacgcccACCGTTCTGGGGTCCTCGTGCAGATAG